A section of the Corynebacterium tuberculostearicum genome encodes:
- the pcp gene encoding pyroglutamyl-peptidase I has product MKILVTAFDAFGGESINPTERALQQLPDHIGDAELVKLVIPTKFGESLRRAIEVAEDSEVEAIVCLGQAGGRAHITPERVAINVMDADIPDNAGYQPVDVPVVEGGPTAYFSTLPVKEMVAAVGDSPARLSNTAGTFVCNQLLYGLLHHFAGTRVSAGFVHVPYITEQEKTDKPMMELADIVEGVKRALWAVQAS; this is encoded by the coding sequence ATGAAGATCCTCGTAACCGCATTTGACGCCTTCGGCGGAGAGAGCATAAACCCCACAGAACGAGCTCTTCAGCAACTACCGGATCACATTGGAGACGCGGAGCTCGTCAAGCTGGTGATCCCGACGAAATTCGGAGAATCGCTGCGTCGGGCGATTGAGGTCGCGGAGGATTCGGAGGTCGAAGCCATTGTATGTTTGGGCCAGGCCGGCGGGCGGGCACATATCACCCCGGAGCGGGTCGCGATCAACGTGATGGATGCCGATATTCCTGATAATGCGGGTTATCAGCCGGTGGATGTACCGGTTGTGGAAGGCGGCCCGACGGCCTATTTCTCTACGCTGCCGGTAAAGGAAATGGTCGCGGCGGTGGGGGATAGTCCGGCGCGATTGTCGAATACGGCCGGGACTTTCGTATGTAACCAGCTGCTCTATGGGCTCCTGCACCACTTTGCGGGGACGAGGGTGAGCGCGGGATTTGTCCACGTGCCGTATATAACAGAGCAGGAGAAAACGGATAAGCCCATGATGGAGCTGGCGGACATCGTCGAGGGGGTTAAGCGGGCGCTCTGGGCGGTGCAAGCTAGTTAG
- the fdnG gene encoding formate dehydrogenase-N subunit alpha, translating to MSRFSPLNWPVVRQLRSGDPFGRDVNTQSQKSKDKHGRTVEADRVVQSVCPYCAVGCSQRVYVKDDRVIQVEGDPDSPISRGRLCPKGSASEQLINSATRLTKIKYRAPHSTEWQDLDEDTAMEMIADRFLEARRNGWQDVDDEGRALNRTMGIAGLGGATLDNEENYLIKKLFTAAGAIQLENQARIUHSATVPSLGTSFGRGGATQPLQDMANADCIVIEGSNMAECHPVGFQWVVEAKKRGARIIHVDPRYTRTSAFANRHIGIRGGTDVVLLGAVINYLLENELYFHDYVVAYTNAPMIISEDYQDTENLDGLFSGYDPETGKYVTDSWQYVQKPEGASWNVERDESLEHPNSVFQILKRHYARYTPEVVEETCGIAQEDFFYLAESIAQNSTPERTTCFAYALGFTQHTLGAQFIRTAAILQLLTGNVGRPGSGIMALRGHASIQGSTDIPTLFHSLPGYLPMPSVDKQSWPEFVDGIRNESQKGFWQIGENYAVSLMKSYWGDAATKDNGWGYDLMPRISGAHSTYETLMAMLDEQVEGYFVFGQNPAVAQSNGGMQRRGLAALKWLVVRDFQEIETASFWKDSPEIKNGELKTEDIGTEVFLMPAATHVEKAGTFTQTQRMLQWRFQAAPPPGDAKSDLWFFYQLGKKIKERLRDSTDPRDIPLQKVTWDYVETEEGEPNSEDVLKEINGYYLEGPKKGELLPAFVEMKNDGSTSGGCWIYTGVFKDGINQSARKVPGSEQNEVAPEWGWVWPANRRLLYNRASAKPDGTPWSERKKYVWWDADQGQWVGDDVPDFPATKAPDYKAPVDAVGPDALDGTDAFIMQADGRGWLFAPTGLSDGPLPTHYEPHESPVHNVLYKQQQSPTRLTIKRPDNLSRPEPGEPGSEVFPFVFSTYRLTEMYTSGAMSRRLPYLAELQPGLFCEVDKALAEKRGLENGKWATIISPRGVIEAQVLVTDRMQMMKINGEEFHQIGLPYHYGESDSTAVAGDGANDLLGLTLEPNVFIQNSKIGACDIQPGRRPRGEARVEMLKEYQKRAHLNLDSGNDLLTVDDSFTYNPEPQQPADADEHGEKGEESEEGK from the coding sequence ATGTCTCGCTTTAGCCCTCTCAACTGGCCGGTTGTGCGCCAGCTGCGCAGTGGCGATCCCTTCGGAAGGGACGTCAATACGCAGTCTCAAAAGAGCAAAGATAAGCATGGGCGCACCGTGGAAGCAGACCGCGTGGTGCAGTCGGTGTGCCCGTACTGTGCGGTCGGTTGTTCGCAGCGCGTGTATGTCAAAGATGACCGCGTCATCCAGGTGGAGGGCGATCCGGATTCGCCCATTTCTCGTGGGCGCCTGTGCCCGAAGGGATCTGCGTCGGAGCAGTTGATTAACTCCGCTACGCGCCTTACCAAGATTAAGTATCGTGCGCCGCACTCGACGGAGTGGCAGGATCTTGATGAAGATACCGCGATGGAGATGATTGCGGATCGTTTCTTGGAAGCCCGCCGGAACGGTTGGCAGGATGTGGACGATGAAGGTCGTGCGCTCAACCGCACGATGGGTATCGCCGGTTTGGGCGGTGCGACCTTGGATAATGAGGAAAATTACCTCATTAAGAAGCTGTTTACCGCCGCTGGTGCGATTCAGCTCGAGAACCAGGCACGCATATGACACTCCGCCACTGTTCCTAGTCTAGGAACTTCGTTTGGCCGCGGCGGCGCAACCCAACCGCTGCAGGATATGGCGAATGCGGACTGCATCGTCATTGAGGGTTCTAACATGGCCGAGTGTCACCCAGTGGGATTCCAGTGGGTGGTGGAAGCCAAGAAGCGTGGTGCACGCATCATTCACGTGGATCCGCGTTATACGCGCACGTCTGCCTTTGCGAATCGCCACATCGGCATTCGCGGCGGCACGGACGTGGTGCTTTTGGGCGCAGTCATTAACTACCTGCTGGAAAACGAGCTGTACTTCCACGACTACGTGGTGGCGTATACCAATGCGCCGATGATCATCTCGGAGGACTATCAGGACACCGAGAACTTGGATGGTTTGTTCTCCGGCTATGATCCGGAAACTGGAAAGTACGTCACGGATTCGTGGCAGTACGTGCAAAAGCCTGAGGGTGCGTCGTGGAATGTAGAACGCGATGAATCGCTGGAGCATCCGAATTCCGTCTTCCAGATTCTCAAGCGGCATTACGCGCGCTATACGCCTGAGGTAGTGGAGGAAACCTGTGGTATTGCACAGGAGGATTTCTTCTATCTAGCCGAGTCGATAGCGCAGAACTCTACGCCGGAGCGCACTACCTGCTTTGCTTATGCGTTGGGCTTTACCCAGCACACCCTGGGTGCGCAGTTCATTCGTACCGCGGCCATCTTGCAGCTGCTTACCGGCAATGTGGGTCGCCCAGGTTCGGGCATTATGGCGCTGCGCGGTCACGCCTCGATTCAGGGCTCTACCGATATCCCGACGTTGTTCCACTCGCTGCCGGGGTATTTGCCTATGCCGAGCGTCGATAAGCAAAGCTGGCCAGAGTTCGTTGATGGAATCCGTAACGAGTCGCAGAAGGGCTTCTGGCAGATTGGTGAGAACTACGCAGTCTCGCTGATGAAGTCCTATTGGGGCGATGCGGCAACCAAGGACAATGGATGGGGCTATGACCTCATGCCGCGCATTTCTGGTGCGCATTCTACCTATGAAACGCTCATGGCCATGTTGGATGAACAGGTGGAAGGCTACTTTGTCTTTGGCCAGAACCCGGCCGTGGCACAGTCCAACGGCGGCATGCAACGCCGTGGCTTGGCGGCACTGAAGTGGCTGGTCGTACGCGATTTCCAGGAGATTGAGACCGCCTCCTTCTGGAAGGATTCGCCGGAGATTAAAAACGGCGAGCTTAAGACCGAGGACATCGGCACCGAGGTCTTCTTGATGCCGGCGGCCACCCACGTGGAAAAGGCTGGAACCTTTACCCAGACGCAGCGCATGCTGCAATGGCGTTTCCAGGCAGCCCCGCCGCCAGGCGATGCGAAAAGTGACCTGTGGTTCTTCTACCAGCTGGGCAAGAAGATCAAGGAGCGACTGCGCGATTCCACTGATCCGCGAGATATTCCTCTGCAGAAGGTCACGTGGGACTATGTGGAAACCGAGGAAGGCGAGCCGAATTCTGAGGACGTCCTCAAGGAGATCAACGGCTACTACCTTGAGGGCCCGAAGAAAGGCGAGCTTCTGCCTGCCTTCGTGGAGATGAAGAATGACGGCAGTACCTCGGGTGGTTGCTGGATCTACACCGGCGTGTTTAAGGACGGCATTAATCAGTCCGCGCGCAAGGTGCCAGGTTCGGAGCAAAACGAGGTAGCTCCCGAGTGGGGTTGGGTATGGCCGGCCAACCGCCGCCTGCTCTACAACCGTGCTTCGGCGAAGCCTGACGGCACGCCGTGGTCGGAGCGCAAGAAGTATGTGTGGTGGGACGCTGACCAGGGTCAATGGGTTGGCGATGACGTGCCGGACTTCCCGGCTACCAAGGCCCCGGACTACAAGGCTCCGGTTGACGCTGTGGGCCCGGACGCCCTCGACGGCACCGATGCCTTCATCATGCAGGCGGATGGCCGCGGTTGGCTCTTTGCGCCGACCGGGCTTTCCGACGGCCCATTGCCCACCCACTATGAGCCGCACGAGTCCCCGGTGCACAACGTGCTGTACAAGCAGCAGCAATCGCCGACGCGCCTGACCATTAAGCGCCCAGACAACCTGTCGCGCCCAGAACCTGGTGAGCCGGGTTCGGAGGTGTTCCCGTTTGTCTTTTCCACCTACCGCCTCACCGAGATGTATACCTCGGGTGCGATGTCGCGCCGCCTGCCGTATTTGGCGGAGCTGCAGCCGGGCCTTTTCTGCGAGGTCGATAAGGCCTTGGCAGAAAAGCGTGGCTTGGAAAACGGTAAGTGGGCCACGATCATCTCGCCACGCGGCGTCATTGAGGCACAGGTCTTGGTCACTGACCGCATGCAGATGATGAAGATCAATGGTGAGGAGTTCCACCAGATCGGCCTGCCGTATCACTATGGCGAGTCCGATTCCACGGCCGTTGCAGGCGATGGTGCCAATGATTTGCTGGGCCTTACGTTGGAGCCGAACGTATTCATCCAGAATTCCAAGATCGGCGCTTGTGATATCCAGCCGGGGCGTCGCCCGCGTGGTGAGGCCCGTGTGGAGATGCTCAAGGAGTATCAGAAGCGCGCGCACCTGAACCTGGATTCCGGCAATGATCTGCTCACCGTGGATGATTCCTTCACCTATAACCCAGAGCCGCAGCAGCCCGCGGATGCGGATGAGCACGGCGAGAAGGGCGAGGAAAGCGAAGAAGGTAAGTAA